The stretch of DNA TTCCTGAAGCCGGCGCTCAGGCATTTCACCAATACCGATCTCGTCTCCTCTTTCACCGCTCTGGGCGTCCCGCTCAAGAGCGGGGAGGACGAAAAGATCTTCCCGGTCTCACGGAAGGCCCAGGATATTCTCGACGCCCTCCTCGCCGATTGCAGGAAGCACGGCGTCGCCATCAGGTGCGGGGAGGCGGTCAGGGGGGTCGAACGATCCGGCGACGGCTTCTGCGTGACGACGGCCGCGGGCGAGTATCGTTCGACGTTCCTCCTCATCGCCACCGGCGGGGCGTCGTATCCGTCCACCGGGTCCGCGGGCGACGGCTACGCCTTTGCACGGGCTCTCGGCCACACGATCGCCGCCACCGCCCCGGCCCTCACCCCGGTGACGATCCGGGACTACCCCTTTTCCGACCTCGCCGGGATCTCGCTCCAGAACTGCACCGTCTCGCTCTTTCGTGAGGGGAAAAAAGTAGACGGGTTTTGCGGGGACCTGCTCCTCACCCACAACGGGCTCTCCGGACCGGTGATCCTGAACGCTTCCCGCTTTATCCTCCCGGGCGACGAGGTGCGGGTATCGTTCCTGCCCGAAGAACAGAGAGACGACCTTGTACAGACGCTGACCGGGTGCGGGGCGACGCGGGTCAACACCGCCCTCTCGACCTTTCACCTCCCTGAAAGGCTCCAGAAGCGCCTGGTCGATCGTGCCGGGATCCCGCCCGAGGCGACCTGCGCCCACCTCACCAGGGCGTCGCGGAACCGGCTTGTCCAGATCTTCACCGGCCACCAGATGACGGTCGAGGCCCTGGGGGGCTACCGCATCGCCATGGTCAC from Methanofollis liminatans DSM 4140 encodes:
- a CDS encoding BaiN/RdsA family NAD(P)/FAD-dependent oxidoreductase, whose product is MTHYDLIIIGGGPAGLFAAARAGAGGARVLVLEKMAEPGRKLLITGSGQCNLTHAGDMPGFFGHYGKGGSFLKPALRHFTNTDLVSSFTALGVPLKSGEDEKIFPVSRKAQDILDALLADCRKHGVAIRCGEAVRGVERSGDGFCVTTAAGEYRSTFLLIATGGASYPSTGSAGDGYAFARALGHTIAATAPALTPVTIRDYPFSDLAGISLQNCTVSLFREGKKVDGFCGDLLLTHNGLSGPVILNASRFILPGDEVRVSFLPEEQRDDLVQTLTGCGATRVNTALSTFHLPERLQKRLVDRAGIPPEATCAHLTRASRNRLVQIFTGHQMTVEALGGYRIAMVTRGGVALDEVNGKTMGSRIADGLFFAGEVLDIDGDTGGYNLQAAFSTAALAADAVLKRLKSAGSS